In a single window of the Acidobacteriota bacterium genome:
- the cyoE gene encoding protoheme IX farnesyltransferase, producing the protein MAAEITTITDSRSPTLGKRLSGFAELTKPRIAILLVLTSAAGFYLASPEPVDLRLFLHSMAAIALLAFGVATLNQYWERELDVKMERTMGRPIQSSRVTSSQAVVFGVLLCVSAEVYLFSLVNTLTAVLGLIVIVGYLLLYTPLKTKTSASTAIGAVPGALPPLMGWTAAANEISLGAWALFSIQFLWQFPHFLAIAWLYREDYAKAGILMLPVVEPEGRITARQIVLFAVMLFPVSLAPFFLQISSFIFLGVSVILSGWFLYESVSMALKRTDASAKRLLLASVIYLPLLYLAMVLDRQ; encoded by the coding sequence ATGGCAGCAGAGATAACAACTATTACCGACAGCCGCTCTCCGACATTAGGAAAGCGCCTTTCCGGTTTTGCGGAATTGACGAAACCGCGAATCGCTATTCTCTTGGTTTTAACCTCCGCCGCCGGCTTTTATTTGGCATCACCGGAACCCGTCGATCTTCGATTGTTTCTGCATTCGATGGCTGCCATCGCTTTGTTGGCATTTGGAGTTGCTACGCTTAACCAATATTGGGAAAGAGAACTCGATGTCAAGATGGAAAGGACCATGGGACGCCCGATCCAGTCTTCTCGAGTGACCTCGTCTCAGGCGGTCGTGTTTGGTGTTTTGTTGTGCGTGTCTGCTGAGGTATATCTGTTTTCATTGGTCAACACGCTGACGGCGGTCTTGGGATTGATAGTGATCGTCGGTTATCTTCTACTCTACACGCCGCTAAAGACCAAGACCTCTGCATCAACGGCGATCGGAGCTGTGCCGGGAGCTCTGCCGCCGCTCATGGGGTGGACGGCTGCTGCAAACGAGATATCACTTGGAGCGTGGGCGTTGTTTTCAATTCAGTTCTTGTGGCAGTTTCCCCACTTTCTTGCCATTGCATGGCTCTATCGCGAAGATTATGCAAAGGCCGGCATACTTATGCTGCCGGTGGTTGAGCCGGAGGGCCGCATAACCGCACGCCAGATCGTGCTCTTTGCGGTGATGCTTTTTCCGGTATCTCTTGCACCGTTCTTTCTTCAAATATCAAGTTTCATCTTTTTGGGCGTATCCGTGATCTTGAGCGGGTGGTTCCTGTATGAGTCGGTGAGCATGGCACTCAAGCGTACGGACGCTTCGGCAAAACGGCTTCTTTTGGCTTCGGTCATCTACCTTCCGCTGCTCTATTTGGCGATGGTTTTGGATCGTCAATAG
- a CDS encoding cytochrome c biogenesis protein ResB → MSAAEDAIKGQVKPKRKSAPFLNRALDFLSSVRFGVVTLCILVVLSMIGMLIMQQNVQGFEAYYASLTPAEKTLFGYLGFFDIYHSWYYNFLLLVLSLNIILASIDRFPSAWSYIAKPKIKATRPWMLARSDNETIEVSSASNDETVENVKAALQASGMKPKVAMDGTAAMVFGEKGRWNRMGAYIVHVFLLTLFLGHFVSLQTGFDADVRMVPGASTDEIQLIQFNLDRKEKYAVKLPFTMECTDVQQKLINEGGSIDVNNTLDWRTELKITDPQYGEIIADVSMNKPFHYRGYRFFQAQTIPVGNARFIKLELTPTAGGEAERVELKRNGNTTLANGTLIEYADFQPDFTLGPDGNPDTRSGDYNNPAAVLFVTPPGGERTRVFAFAQKMPDNIPIGAPKAGYKWQLIEFEKSPYAHILSIKYDPYEAAFIAWYIGGFGLMGALCFVFFTSHKRIWVRVEEKDQGSVDVVFAGEANRNKMGFSDLFKGAVEKFRSRLGK, encoded by the coding sequence ATGAGCGCTGCCGAAGACGCTATCAAAGGGCAGGTAAAACCAAAACGAAAGTCCGCTCCATTCCTCAACAGAGCTCTTGATTTTTTGAGTTCAGTTAGATTTGGTGTGGTTACATTGTGCATTCTGGTCGTTCTTTCAATGATCGGGATGCTGATAATGCAGCAGAACGTGCAGGGTTTTGAGGCATACTATGCATCACTCACACCTGCCGAAAAGACACTTTTCGGTTACCTTGGCTTTTTCGACATTTACCATAGTTGGTATTACAATTTCCTTCTCTTAGTACTTTCACTGAATATCATTCTCGCGTCCATAGACCGGTTCCCATCGGCTTGGAGCTACATCGCTAAACCCAAGATCAAGGCGACACGGCCATGGATGCTGGCACGTAGCGATAACGAGACCATTGAGGTCTCATCAGCTTCAAATGACGAAACGGTAGAAAATGTGAAGGCCGCTCTACAGGCATCGGGAATGAAACCGAAAGTCGCCATGGACGGAACGGCCGCAATGGTTTTTGGTGAAAAAGGACGTTGGAATCGCATGGGCGCGTATATTGTTCATGTCTTCCTTCTTACGCTTTTCCTCGGCCATTTCGTTTCGCTGCAGACCGGCTTTGATGCCGATGTCCGCATGGTGCCCGGAGCGTCGACGGACGAGATCCAACTTATACAGTTCAACTTGGACCGCAAGGAAAAGTATGCCGTGAAACTTCCATTCACGATGGAATGTACGGACGTTCAGCAGAAGCTTATCAATGAAGGCGGTTCCATCGATGTGAACAACACGTTGGATTGGCGTACCGAGCTTAAGATCACAGATCCGCAATATGGTGAGATCATCGCGGATGTGAGCATGAATAAGCCATTTCATTATCGCGGCTACAGATTTTTCCAGGCACAGACCATCCCTGTCGGCAACGCCCGCTTCATTAAACTTGAACTAACGCCAACCGCCGGAGGCGAAGCCGAACGAGTCGAGTTAAAGCGAAATGGAAACACCACGCTGGCCAACGGGACCTTGATCGAGTATGCGGATTTTCAACCGGATTTCACGCTGGGGCCCGACGGCAATCCTGATACCCGCAGCGGTGATTACAACAATCCTGCCGCAGTCCTTTTTGTAACTCCTCCGGGAGGTGAACGAACGCGTGTTTTTGCTTTCGCCCAAAAAATGCCGGACAACATCCCGATCGGGGCTCCAAAGGCAGGATATAAGTGGCAGCTGATCGAATTCGAGAAATCTCCTTACGCCCATATTCTCTCTATCAAATATGATCCCTATGAAGCAGCGTTCATCGCATGGTACATAGGCGGTTTCGGTCTGATGGGTGCTCTATGCTTTGTCTTTTTCACCTCGCACAAACGAATTTGGGTACGCGTTGAAGAAAAGGACCAAGGTTCTGTCGATGTTGTTTTCGCCGGTGAGGCAAACAGAAACAAGATGGGTTTTAGCGATCTCTTCAAAGGCGCAGTCGAGAAATTTAGATCTAGGTTGGGAAAATAA
- the ccsA gene encoding cytochrome c biogenesis protein CcsA, whose protein sequence is MQELDRLEERVTFSSFIPGIAVLLGSFLMLGLRFQMGENFISDGALMMIALACYILGAVFALTNLYAPSQMAERIGFFGAALGVFFNFSSWLVRWVNAYDHEIAVMRASGNMAEPWIWRYVPFANLYDLSLAFAFGAGIATLLFAQRRKFRVLSVFTLPLAALILVLARFIGGEFIDLPPVLDSYWRPIHVGDASLSYGVALVCFGVAVMYLLKDGVKVEAMAIWSSVFALSVIATISKFSVFTEFVYRTGLFVPNETGKKPFSAPFRLELPYVGPVLVVTGILLAGVVVAFLLYLYKDNLKAKVIGHYLLKAAFVAQILSIGLLVSGIRSGGEDTFARLQEQLNRQPEQYTIAGKAMAERQNLTAQELAQLTPRQFDQMGRAYVQNNGPGMFMGLGTNPVEFSALLTALVGTFFVTLFAFRTDVIRERLPSLESLDSLMYKTASLAFAGLAILLITGAIWANESWGRPWGFDSKETGALVAWLTYAAFLHTRIARGWKGRSSAYFAIIGFLLVIFTYLGVSYLLPGLHSYA, encoded by the coding sequence ATGCAGGAACTTGACAGGTTAGAGGAACGAGTCACTTTCTCTTCATTTATCCCGGGAATCGCGGTTCTCTTGGGTTCTTTTCTGATGTTAGGGCTTCGCTTTCAGATGGGCGAGAACTTTATATCGGATGGGGCTCTGATGATGATAGCGCTTGCCTGCTACATCTTGGGCGCGGTCTTTGCTCTTACGAATCTTTATGCACCTTCCCAAATGGCCGAACGCATCGGCTTTTTTGGGGCGGCTTTGGGCGTCTTTTTCAATTTCTCCAGTTGGCTCGTCCGCTGGGTCAATGCATACGATCACGAGATCGCAGTTATGCGTGCAAGCGGTAACATGGCTGAGCCGTGGATCTGGCGGTATGTGCCGTTTGCTAATCTCTACGACCTAAGTCTTGCATTCGCGTTCGGTGCCGGCATAGCCACCCTGCTCTTTGCGCAACGCCGAAAGTTCCGAGTACTCTCTGTTTTCACATTGCCGCTTGCCGCTCTAATTCTGGTACTGGCTCGTTTCATAGGCGGCGAATTCATCGATCTTCCTCCGGTTCTTGATTCATATTGGCGTCCGATCCACGTCGGCGATGCGTCGCTCAGTTACGGCGTCGCTCTGGTATGTTTCGGTGTTGCCGTGATGTACCTGCTTAAGGACGGCGTGAAGGTTGAGGCAATGGCGATCTGGTCCAGTGTTTTCGCCCTCTCAGTGATAGCAACGATCAGCAAATTTTCGGTATTTACAGAATTCGTCTATCGAACCGGATTGTTCGTTCCGAACGAAACAGGCAAAAAACCGTTTTCGGCTCCGTTTCGTCTCGAACTTCCGTACGTCGGCCCGGTGCTTGTTGTCACAGGTATTCTTTTAGCGGGTGTGGTTGTAGCGTTCCTGTTATATCTTTACAAGGATAATCTGAAAGCCAAGGTCATTGGCCACTATTTGCTGAAGGCCGCATTTGTCGCGCAGATACTGTCGATCGGGCTCTTGGTAAGCGGTATTCGATCGGGCGGTGAAGACACATTCGCTCGTCTGCAGGAGCAGCTCAATCGCCAGCCTGAGCAATACACCATTGCCGGGAAGGCAATGGCCGAACGGCAGAATCTGACCGCTCAGGAACTCGCTCAATTGACACCAAGGCAATTTGACCAAATGGGACGAGCATATGTCCAAAACAACGGGCCCGGAATGTTCATGGGTTTGGGCACCAATCCTGTTGAATTTTCGGCACTATTGACCGCGTTGGTCGGTACCTTTTTTGTAACGCTCTTTGCATTTAGAACGGATGTCATACGCGAGCGGCTTCCAAGTCTTGAATCGCTCGATAGCCTGATGTACAAGACCGCCTCCCTCGCCTTTGCCGGACTGGCGATCCTGCTGATTACCGGGGCGATCTGGGCCAATGAGTCTTGGGGAAGGCCGTGGGGCTTTGACTCAAAGGAGACCGGTGCACTCGTCGCCTGGCTCACCTATGCCGCGTTCCTGCACACAAGGATCGCACGAGGGTGGAAAGGACGCAGTTCGGCCTACTTTGCGATAATCGGCTTCTTGTTGGTGATATTCACTTATTTGGGCGTGAGTTACCTGCTGCCCGGCTTGCACAGTTATGCGTAA
- a CDS encoding GNAT family N-acetyltransferase: protein MEISNVIVRPFAETDLNEWFRLRRLLWDGTADEDHQDEMYDIISDPESQFVAVADDGSGGLCGFIEASIRPMAEDCESEDVGYLEGWFVEEHARRQGIGRALVASAENWAREHGCIEMASDAELENSVSLNAHTKLGYSETSRLIHLKKYL from the coding sequence ATGGAGATCTCAAACGTGATCGTTCGCCCTTTTGCGGAAACTGACCTTAACGAGTGGTTTCGGCTCAGGAGGCTTCTGTGGGACGGCACCGCGGACGAAGATCACCAGGACGAAATGTATGATATTATTTCGGACCCGGAATCTCAGTTCGTTGCAGTTGCGGATGACGGTTCCGGAGGCCTTTGCGGGTTCATTGAGGCCAGCATTCGCCCCATGGCTGAAGACTGTGAGAGCGAAGACGTCGGATATCTCGAAGGCTGGTTTGTCGAGGAACATGCCCGGCGGCAGGGCATCGGACGCGCCTTGGTCGCTTCTGCTGAGAACTGGGCCCGTGAACATGGCTGTATAGAAATGGCATCTGATGCTGAACTGGAAAATTCGGTCAGCTTAAACGCCCATACAAAGCTAGGCTACAGCGAAACGTCGCGGCTCATTCATCTTAAGAAATATCTCTAG